The DNA window TTTTTCGCGGCGCTGCATTACTTCCTGGACGTGCCGATCGCCGTATTCTGGGGTGGCTGGAAGGCGAAGATGCTCGCCGTCTGCCTGTATGCAGGACTGTTCGCCATCTACGAATATCATATCCGGCGCGTCGGCGCGGACGCCTCGGCGCGCTCCATCAGTGATGTCTTCGGCGATCTGACGTTCCGCGAGCGCTATAACGACCTTCTGGAGCGCACGGGCCGTGACATGCTCACCGGTGTCTACGATCGCACGCGCATGGAGCTGGAAGCGCCGCTGATGTTGCGTGAGGCATTGAGGCAGGGGCTGTTCGCCACCATCCTTATTATCGACGCCGATCACTTCAAGGATGTCAATGACGGTTATGGCCATCTGCAGGGCGACGAAGTGTTAAGGGCGATCGCCGCCCGGCTCGGCACGACGCTGCGATCCAGCGACCGTATCTTCCGCTTCGGCGGAGAGGAATTCGTGGCCGTCTGCCCCGGCACAAGTCATGAAGAAGGGCTGAGGCTTGGCGAGCGCCTGCGCTGGACGATCGAGACCAGCGTCAAGACGCCGGACGAGAAGCCGGTGACGGTCAGCATCGGTGTTGCGACGGCCGACGAGGACGGCCTCAGTTTCACGACGGTGCTCGCGGCGGCTGACGGCAGGCTTTACGCGGCAAAAAAGAGCGGCCGCAACTGCGTCGTCGGCCGCTCCGGCATTATGAAACCCGCTTAGCCCCGGCTGGCTCAGGCGGCGCGGAAGATCTTGGCGCCTGACGGCGCGCTCGTCATGCCGCCATCGACGGTGATCTCGATGCCGGTGACGTTGGCGGAATCATCGGAGGCTAGATAAAGCGCTGCCTTGGCGATTTCTTCGGCTTCGCTCATGCGGCCGAGTGGGCTCATGCCGCCGAGGCGGGCTTCGAGCGCCGACATCGCATCTTGGGTCGACGCCATCGGCGACCAGATCGGCGTCTTCGTGCCGCCTGGCGTCACCTGGTTGACACGGATGCCGCGCGGCGCGAGTTCCGAAGCCATGTTGCGGGTCATGGCGCGCACCGCCGCCTTGGAGGCCGCATAGGCCGACCAGCCGGGAGCGCCGAGCACGGCATGGACCGAACCGTTGAGGATGACCGAGCCACCGTCGACAAGATGTGGCAGGGCCGCTTGGACCGTGAAGAAAACCGCGGTCAGGTTGGTGCTGATGATCCCGTTGAACTGCTCCGCCGACGTGTCACCAAGCGGTGTTGCGCCGCCGATGCCGGCGTTGGCGAAGACGACGTCGAACTTGCCGACCTTTGCGGCGGCTTCGGCAAAAGCCCTTTCGGTGGCGGCCGCATCGGTGACATCGAGCTTCAGCGCAAACACGCCCGGCCCAAGCGCCCTTTCTGCGGCGGCGAGCGTTTCCGGGTTGCGGCCGGTGATCACCACCCTGGCGCCTTCGTCGATGAATACTCTGGCGGTCGCAAGACCGATACCGCTGTTGCCGCCAGTGATCAGGGCAACCTTGTTTCGTAAACGCATGATTCATGCTCCTCTTGGAACTGACAACGATCTGGATTATGATCGTTATCCATGAGGATTATGAGCGTAATCCCAATAAGTCAAGCGGTAGGAAAATTCCGATGGGGCGTTCGCAGCTGGAGAAACAGAAGACGCACGAGAGGATTGTCGAGATCGCGTCGAAGCGGCTGCGCGAGGAAGGGCTCGAAGGCGTCGGCGTCGCCGATCTGATGAAGGAGGCCGGACTGACCGTCGGCGGCTTCTACAAGCATTTCGCCTCGCGCGAGGATCTCGTCGCCGAGGCGATAGAATTCGCTTTCGATTCATGGGGACGCGGGCTGGAGGCAGAAGGAGTGGACCCGGCGAAGATGACGGCCGCTGACATCGGCGAACGTTATGTCAGCGCCTATCATCGCGACAATCCCGCCACGGGCTGCCCCTTTGCCGCACTGACCTCCGACATATCGCGCAGCGGAGAGAAGGCGCGGGGGATCGCGACGGAGCGGCTGAGACGCAACTTCGAAGCTCTGGCGAGCATAGCCGCCGGAGTGGACGAAAGGGAAAGGCGGCGCAAGGCGATCATGGCTTTTGCGATGATGGCTGGCGGCGTCGGCCTCGCCAGGATTTCTTCCGACGAAGACCTGTCAGCCGAAATCCTGGAGACGATTCGGAATTTTGTTGCCGATATCGACAAATGACAAACGGCCGGCGGATGCCGGCCGTTCGAAAGAAGTGGTTGACAGCCGATCAGGCGGCCAGCGCGATTTCCTGGACGCGCGACTTGGCGGCGTCGATGGCCTTTTCGGCGGCTTCCGGACCGAAGGCGAGACCCTCGACATAGATGGTTTCGATATCGGTAATGCCGAGGAAGCCAAGAACCGACTTCAGGTACGGAACGGCATGGTTCAGGGGGGCAGCCGGCCCTTGCGAATAGACGCCACCGGATGCGAGCACGACATACAGCTTCTTGCCGGTTACGAGGCCGACCGGGCCGCTTTCCGTGTACTTGAACGTCACGCCGGCGCGGGCGACGTTGTCGATCCAGGTCTTCAGCGACGAGTAGATGTTGAAGTTGATCAGGCCGGTGCTGATGACGATCGTGTCGGCGGCGAAGAGTTCGGCGACGAGTTCGTCCGAGGTTTTGATGGCTGCGTTTTCTTCGGCGGTACGGGCTTCCGCCGGCTTGCGGATCGCGCCGGTGAAGAGGTCATCGATGTGCGGCAGCGGATTGGCGGCAAGATCGCGCCGGACGACGACGCTGCCCGGCTTCTGGCTCTTCAGCTTCTCGGCAAGATCGACGGCGATCGACGTCGAGAGCGATTCGGCACGCGGGCTGGATGTCAGAAGAAGAATGGACGACATGGATCATTTCCTTTCGAATTAAACTGAACGGCTGTTGCTGGGAGGGAGAGCCGCGGTGTCGAACAGGAAAATAAGTCTGGCCTGCTATCGAAAAAACGGAGATAATGTCGATCGAAACTATCGATGGAATGGATGGAAGATGCTCCCGAACCCGACCCTGGATCAATTGCAGGTGTTTTTGACGGTTGCCGAAACGGGCAGCTTTTCGGCCGCTTCGCGGGCATTGAACAGGGCTCAGTCGGTTATCAGCTATACGATTGCCAATCTGGAGGCGCAGCTCGAAGTGCCGCTTTTCGAGCGTTCCGGCGCGCGCCAGCCGAAGCTGACCGAGGCGGGGAAGGCGATGCTCGAGGATGCGCGGCGCATCCTGGGCGACCTGCAGGTCATGCGCGCGCGGGTCAAGAGCCTGAGGGAAGGGCTCGAGGCGGAGGTTTCCGTTGCCATCAGCGTCATGGTGCCCTCGCAGGCCGTGGTGGACGTGCTGCACGAATTCCGTGAGATGTTCCCGACCGTTTCCCTGAACCTCAATGTCGGCGAGCTTGGAATGGTTATGGATCTCGTGCTGAGCGGCAAGGCGACGATCGGCATCGGCGGTGCGGTCCTCAAGCAGGACGATTCGATAATCACCGAGCGGATCGGCCATTCCTTCATGCTGCCCGTTGCCGCGCCCGACCACCCGCTTGCCCAAATCGGACGGCCATTGACACTCGGCGACGTGCGCGAAGAAGTGCAGCTCGTCGTCACAGACGCCTCAGGCCGCACGAAGGGACGGGATTTCAACGTCCTGTCCTACAAGACGTGGCGCGTCAGCGATATTGCGACGAAGCACCAGCTTATCAAAGCCGGTCTTGGCTGGGGCGGTCTTCCGGCTCCCATAATGCATGACGATCTGCGTAGCGGCGCGCTCGTCCATCTCGATCTCGATGCCTATGAACAGGGCGAGTACGCCATCTATTCGATGCGCCAGCTCGCCAACCCGCCCGGACCGGCCGCCACCTGGATGATCGACGCGTTCCGCACACGACTATCCCACTGCCCGAACCAGGCCGATTTTCATGCCGAAATGGCGGAACTACGCGACACAGTTCCGCCGCTCGCGGCCGAATGACGAAGGCGCGGAGCCCACGCCTTCGCTCGGATCTGTCTGCTTAGAGAACGAGCCTGAATTTCGAGAAGCCCTCGGCGCCATCGCCGGCCTCCTCGATCTTGACGCTCTTGACCGCGGCGAGGAACTGCTTTGCCTTCGGGCCGCTGTCGAAGGTGACGGTCGTGCCCGCCAGCGGCTTGAAGGTCCAGTTCGCATCGGCCGACGGATTGATCGTGCCCTGCTCGTGGACGTAGCGGACGATGACGTCGCGGTTAGTATCAGGCGCCTGGAAGATTACCTTGTCCGCAGCAATTTCCGGGAAGTTGCCGCCACCGCCGGCGCGGTAATTGTTGGTGACGACGACGAACTTCTGAGCTGGATCGATCGGCTTGCCATCAAAGGCGAGGTTCTGGATGCGGTTCGAGTCCGGATTGATCGTCTTTCCCGACGAATCATATTTCGGCGGCTGTGCCAGATCGATTTGATAGGTCACCCCGTCGATTACGTCGAAATTGTAGGAAGGAAAATCGGTGTTGAGCAGCGGCGCGTCCTTCGATCCGGCTTCGATGTGATTGAACATGCCGGCAGACATTTCGAGCCAGTTCTTCATCTGCGCACCGGTGATGGCGACAGCCTGGACCGTGTTCGGGTAGAGGTAGAGGTCGGCGACATTCTTGATGGCGATATCGCCGGCCGGAACGTCGGTGTAATATTCGGCGCCGCCGCGTCCGCCGGCCTTGAAGGGAGCCGCGGCCGAAAGCACCGGCAGATCCTTGAATTGGGTATCGGCGAGCATCTGCTTGATATACCAGGTCTGGGCCTGGCTGACGACCTGCACGGAAGGATCGTCGGCGACGAGAGCGAAATAGGAATAGAGCGGCGCGGAGGTCTTGCCGACGGGCGTGCGGACATAGGCGAGCGTCGCCTCATGTTCGGCCTTGGCGGCCTCTACCACCTCTTTCTTGTCGGCGTAATCGGCGATCACTTTCTTCTTGTCGTCGCGATGATAGATCGGCCGTGCTTCCGAGGTGAAATCGACGATTTTCCAGCTGTTGCCGTCCTTTTCCAAGAGCAGGTCGATAAGGCCGAGATGCGAGCCCCAGAAGCCTGCCATCACGGCGGGCTTGCCATGCAGCGTGCCTTTGACCGGGTCGGCGTTGGCTATGCCGTCCCAGCTCTTCGGGCCGGGGAAGACGAGATGTTGGTGACCGGTGAAGATCGCGTCGATCCCTTCGACGGCGGCCAGGTGCAGCGAGGCGTTTTCCATTTTTTCGGCGGGCGCGCTGCCATCGATGCCGGAATGCGAGAGGGCGATGACGATATCGGCGCCGGCTTCTTTCATCGCGGGGACCCAGGCCCTGGCGGCCTCGACGATATCACGCGTCTGTGCCTTGCCTTCGAGATTCTTGATGTCCCAGAGCATAATCTGCGGCGGTACGAAACCAATAAAGCCGATCTTGACGGGGCTTTCCTTGCCGGCGCCGTCCTTGATCTGCTTTTCCACAATGACGTAAGGCTTGAAGAAAAGGTCGTCCTTCTTCGGGTCCGAAGCAAGCTGGCCTTTGGTGAGATTGGCACAGACGAAGGGGAAATTGGCGCCTGCCAGGACTTTGAACATGAAGTCGAGGCCGTAGTTGAATTCGTGATTCCCGAGCGTGCCCACCGTATAGCCAAGCGTGTTCATCGCCTTGATCACGGGATGGACGTCGCCGTCCTTCATGCCGTGTTGGTAGGCCATATAGTCACCCATTGGATTGCCCTGCAGCACATCACCGTTGTCGATCAGCAGCGAGTTGGCGGCTTCCGCACGGATGTTGTCGATGATCGTCCCGGTACGCGAAAGTCCCATCGTGTCGTTCGGCTTGTCGGCGTAATAGTCGTAAGGGAAGACATTGACGTGAATATCAGTCGTTTCCATCAGCCGAAGATGCGCCTGATTGGCGCTGGCACGCGCGCTGAAAGGATGCAGCAGCACAAGGGCGGAGGTCGCGGCAAGGCCGCCAAGCAGTGAACGACGGCTCATCAGGCCGACATCGAAAATGGAAGACATGGAAAAGCTCTCCTTGAAAGATCGTGCATCGTCCGGCCCCCCAGCATTAGGACGATTTGGCGAGGAGTACACTGCGAAAATGACAGGATGGCTAAACGGCCCGGCACAAAGCGGACATGGCCTCGGAAGGCGAGGTGGATGCAACTCGCTCGCCTGAGATCCGTCGCGGGAGTCGCGGGTCAGGGCGCTATCCCCTTTACTCCAGGCGCCGTCGCGCCCGCTAAGGCGCAGCCGCCTGTGGCGATCGAGGTTCGCTGTGGAAGCGCGCTGCCGCGACTGCTCCGAAAGACGGGGGCCGCCTTAGGGTTTCGCCGGCAAGGCCGCCCGCTGCGGCAAGCGTTCGCCGCTGGGTCTGGAGGTGGCCAATTGCCGTACCGCCAGGACCGGCCGTATTTCCTTATGGAAAAAGCGGAAATAGGAGGAGATCTGCGCTCGCGCATTCGAGTTCACATCGAATTGGATGCCGATGCGGCCATTGTGTTTCCAGCGGATGATACCTTCAAGCAGCCCGAGGTTTTCGGCTTCGATACGCACCTTGCTGCCGGAAGCCGCCTGCAAAGGCTCCTTCGTCTCCAAGGCGGCGCCGGTCGCGGACAGATTGAGAATGCGGACATCCACCTCACTGTTCAAATACTTGACGCTGCCGAAGACGCGGCAGTTCTTGCGGTCGGTCTTTCGCGCCGTGATTTTCAGGTTGCGGCTCATATGTTCTCCCTTGGATACGGTGAGGGAGCATAGCGGTGGAAAATTGAAATGGTTTTAGTGGCGTGGCTAAAATTGCAGTGAAAGCGTCAATTGGCTTTAATCCGTGTCGGCGAGATGCGTGCAGCAGAACCCACGTCGCAGGAGCGACTAACC is part of the Rhizobium bangladeshense genome and encodes:
- a CDS encoding GGDEF domain-containing protein, translated to MMETINLALFVVEAIAYFVLMVTLLHFRHRLGLGVFLTALGVMHFMETYLAAVFYVSLPFGDVSPGSSVFFSGKLMMILMLYLQEDAATVRQPIYGLFLGNLLTVGIAWILQLHQPLQISPGHTPDVDFLKEIGWLMVWGTALLYVDSLGIILLYEKLGDFFRRRTVLRFMISGFLMLTFDQVGFFAALHYFLDVPIAVFWGGWKAKMLAVCLYAGLFAIYEYHIRRVGADASARSISDVFGDLTFRERYNDLLERTGRDMLTGVYDRTRMELEAPLMLREALRQGLFATILIIDADHFKDVNDGYGHLQGDEVLRAIAARLGTTLRSSDRIFRFGGEEFVAVCPGTSHEEGLRLGERLRWTIETSVKTPDEKPVTVSIGVATADEDGLSFTTVLAAADGRLYAAKKSGRNCVVGRSGIMKPA
- a CDS encoding SDR family NAD(P)-dependent oxidoreductase, coding for MRLRNKVALITGGNSGIGLATARVFIDEGARVVITGRNPETLAAAERALGPGVFALKLDVTDAAATERAFAEAAAKVGKFDVVFANAGIGGATPLGDTSAEQFNGIISTNLTAVFFTVQAALPHLVDGGSVILNGSVHAVLGAPGWSAYAASKAAVRAMTRNMASELAPRGIRVNQVTPGGTKTPIWSPMASTQDAMSALEARLGGMSPLGRMSEAEEIAKAALYLASDDSANVTGIEITVDGGMTSAPSGAKIFRAA
- a CDS encoding TetR/AcrR family transcriptional regulator — translated: MGRSQLEKQKTHERIVEIASKRLREEGLEGVGVADLMKEAGLTVGGFYKHFASREDLVAEAIEFAFDSWGRGLEAEGVDPAKMTAADIGERYVSAYHRDNPATGCPFAALTSDISRSGEKARGIATERLRRNFEALASIAAGVDERERRRKAIMAFAMMAGGVGLARISSDEDLSAEILETIRNFVADIDK
- a CDS encoding FMN-dependent NADH-azoreductase codes for the protein MSSILLLTSSPRAESLSTSIAVDLAEKLKSQKPGSVVVRRDLAANPLPHIDDLFTGAIRKPAEARTAEENAAIKTSDELVAELFAADTIVISTGLINFNIYSSLKTWIDNVARAGVTFKYTESGPVGLVTGKKLYVVLASGGVYSQGPAAPLNHAVPYLKSVLGFLGITDIETIYVEGLAFGPEAAEKAIDAAKSRVQEIALAA
- a CDS encoding LysR family transcriptional regulator, with protein sequence MLPNPTLDQLQVFLTVAETGSFSAASRALNRAQSVISYTIANLEAQLEVPLFERSGARQPKLTEAGKAMLEDARRILGDLQVMRARVKSLREGLEAEVSVAISVMVPSQAVVDVLHEFREMFPTVSLNLNVGELGMVMDLVLSGKATIGIGGAVLKQDDSIITERIGHSFMLPVAAPDHPLAQIGRPLTLGDVREEVQLVVTDASGRTKGRDFNVLSYKTWRVSDIATKHQLIKAGLGWGGLPAPIMHDDLRSGALVHLDLDAYEQGEYAIYSMRQLANPPGPAATWMIDAFRTRLSHCPNQADFHAEMAELRDTVPPLAAE
- a CDS encoding bifunctional 2',3'-cyclic-nucleotide 2'-phosphodiesterase/3'-nucleotidase; the protein is MSSIFDVGLMSRRSLLGGLAATSALVLLHPFSARASANQAHLRLMETTDIHVNVFPYDYYADKPNDTMGLSRTGTIIDNIRAEAANSLLIDNGDVLQGNPMGDYMAYQHGMKDGDVHPVIKAMNTLGYTVGTLGNHEFNYGLDFMFKVLAGANFPFVCANLTKGQLASDPKKDDLFFKPYVIVEKQIKDGAGKESPVKIGFIGFVPPQIMLWDIKNLEGKAQTRDIVEAARAWVPAMKEAGADIVIALSHSGIDGSAPAEKMENASLHLAAVEGIDAIFTGHQHLVFPGPKSWDGIANADPVKGTLHGKPAVMAGFWGSHLGLIDLLLEKDGNSWKIVDFTSEARPIYHRDDKKKVIADYADKKEVVEAAKAEHEATLAYVRTPVGKTSAPLYSYFALVADDPSVQVVSQAQTWYIKQMLADTQFKDLPVLSAAAPFKAGGRGGAEYYTDVPAGDIAIKNVADLYLYPNTVQAVAITGAQMKNWLEMSAGMFNHIEAGSKDAPLLNTDFPSYNFDVIDGVTYQIDLAQPPKYDSSGKTINPDSNRIQNLAFDGKPIDPAQKFVVVTNNYRAGGGGNFPEIAADKVIFQAPDTNRDVIVRYVHEQGTINPSADANWTFKPLAGTTVTFDSGPKAKQFLAAVKSVKIEEAGDGAEGFSKFRLVL
- a CDS encoding PilZ domain-containing protein encodes the protein MSRNLKITARKTDRKNCRVFGSVKYLNSEVDVRILNLSATGAALETKEPLQAASGSKVRIEAENLGLLEGIIRWKHNGRIGIQFDVNSNARAQISSYFRFFHKEIRPVLAVRQLATSRPSGERLPQRAALPAKP